The following are encoded together in the Pseudomonas xantholysinigenes genome:
- a CDS encoding DUF4398 domain-containing protein: MRTQPLMLALAMLGLAGCANDPAPIEQMRLSEQAVEQAKAVGATEQVAQFKMAEDKLARAKSNMLGESYRDARMRAEQAELDARLAEALVLNQKSEEQLQVMQSRIKRLRKQLEVQP; encoded by the coding sequence GTGAGAACCCAACCCCTGATGCTTGCCCTGGCCATGCTTGGCCTGGCCGGTTGTGCCAACGACCCGGCACCCATTGAACAGATGCGCCTGTCTGAGCAGGCTGTTGAACAGGCCAAGGCCGTCGGTGCCACCGAGCAGGTGGCGCAATTCAAGATGGCCGAAGACAAGTTGGCCAGGGCCAAGAGCAACATGCTTGGCGAGAGCTACCGCGATGCGCGCATGCGGGCCGAGCAGGCCGAGCTGGATGCGCGTCTGGCCGAGGCGTTGGTGCTGAACCAGAAGAGCGAGGAGCAGCTGCAGGTCATGCAGTCGCGGATCAAGCGTCTGCGCAAGCAGCTGGAGGTGCAGCCATGA
- a CDS encoding IS3 family transposase (programmed frameshift): protein MTKYDLALKQALIEECLSARSVHEVALRHSLSASLLRRWIKGYEQHGAAGLATKYSHYDAQFKLKVLQCIEQDGLSAQQACIQFDIRGPSSIRQWKRLYDEGGLEALHPHRARESSMPRKASEQPNVSPAKPADAELTPKQMLEELEYLRAENAYPKKARCLDPSGSTHCATKKAQAVQGLRHEHRLALLLRAAGLARSTFYYQSKALVADKHAALKERIKSVYHRHKGRYGYRRITAVLGCHGEVINHKKVQRLMQLMDLKSLVKVKKYRSYRGSEGLVASDLLKREFKAEAPNQKWVTDVTEFKVKGQKLFLSPVMDLYNGEILAYQINPRPEFKMVSAMLEQAFERLNPDDKPILHSDQGWQYRQPAYRHMLGRKKIQQSMSRKGNCLDNAAMESFFGTLKSEFFYLQSFESVEQLASGLEDYIAYYNQERISLRLNGLSPVQFRTQALNP from the exons ATGACGAAATACGACCTAGCGCTCAAGCAAGCACTCATCGAGGAGTGTCTTTCTGCCCGGAGTGTTCATGAGGTGGCACTGAGGCATAGCCTGAGTGCATCGCTGCTGCGCCGTTGGATAAAGGGCTATGAGCAACACGGTGCTGCAGGTCTGGCTACCAAGTACAGCCACTACGACGCCCAGTTCAAGTTGAAGGTTTTGCAGTGCATCGAGCAAGACGGACTGTCAGCCCAGCAAGCCTGCATACAGTTTGATATTCGTGGCCCGAGTAGCATCAGGCAATGGAAAAGGTTGTACGATGAAGGCGGACTAGAAGCACTTCACCCGCATCGTGCCCGAGAATCCAGTATGCCCCGCAAAGCATCAGAACAACCCAACGTAAGCCCTGCTAAGCCTGCAGATGCTGAGTTGACACCTAAGCAAATGCTCGAAGAGCTGGAGTATTTACGTGCGGAGAATGCCTATC CTAAAAAAGCTCGATGCCTTGATCCAAGCGGATCCACGCACTGCGCAACCAAGAAAGCGCAGGCTGTCCAAGGATTGAGGCATGAACATCGACTGGCTCTGCTGTTACGTGCTGCAGGGCTGGCACGCAGTACCTTCTATTACCAAAGCAAAGCCTTGGTGGCCGACAAGCATGCGGCCCTCAAAGAACGCATCAAGAGTGTCTATCACAGGCATAAGGGGCGGTACGGCTATCGCCGCATCACCGCCGTGCTTGGGTGCCATGGCGAGGTGATCAATCACAAGAAGGTGCAGCGGTTGATGCAGTTAATGGATCTGAAATCGCTGGTAAAAGTGAAGAAATATCGCTCCTACCGAGGTTCCGAAGGGCTTGTTGCATCTGATCTGCTCAAGCGTGAGTTCAAGGCGGAAGCCCCTAATCAGAAATGGGTAACCGATGTGACAGAGTTCAAGGTGAAAGGGCAGAAGCTGTTTCTTTCGCCTGTGATGGACCTGTACAACGGCGAAATTCTTGCCTATCAGATCAATCCGCGCCCTGAGTTCAAGATGGTGTCGGCGATGTTGGAGCAAGCTTTCGAGCGGCTGAACCCAGATGACAAACCGATATTGCACTCCGATCAGGGCTGGCAATACCGACAGCCCGCTTATCGACATATGCTGGGCAGAAAGAAAATACAACAGAGTATGTCGCGTAAGGGTAACTGCCTGGACAATGCCGCGATGGAAAGCTTCTTTGGCACACTCAAGAGCGAGTTTTTCTATTTGCAATCGTTTGAGAGTGTTGAACAACTGGCGTCAGGCCTTGAGGACTACATCGCCTACTACAACCAAGAGCGTATAAGTCTAAGACTGAATGGCTTGAGTCCGGTACAATTTCGGACCCAAGCGCTGAACCCATAG
- a CDS encoding YkgJ family cysteine cluster protein produces the protein MKCREGCGACCIAPSISSPIPGMPQGKPAGERCLHLNVENLCALFGKPERPQVCGGFKAEADICGNDRDEAIRIIGWLEQMTAA, from the coding sequence ATGAAATGCCGCGAGGGTTGTGGTGCCTGCTGCATCGCCCCGTCCATCAGCTCGCCAATCCCAGGTATGCCGCAGGGCAAGCCGGCTGGCGAACGTTGCCTGCACCTGAATGTCGAAAACCTCTGTGCGCTGTTCGGCAAGCCCGAGCGGCCGCAGGTGTGTGGCGGCTTCAAGGCGGAAGCGGACATCTGTGGCAATGATCGTGACGAAGCCATTCGCATCATCGGGTGGCTGGAGCAGATGACGGCGGCGTGA
- the sdhA gene encoding succinate dehydrogenase flavoprotein subunit has translation MANIPTISFDAIIIGGGGAGMRAALQLAQGGHKTAVVTKVFPTRSHTVSAQGGITCAIASADPNDDWRWHMYDTVKGSDYIGDQDAIEYMCQEGPAAVFELDHMGLPFSRTETGRIYQRPFGGQSKDFGKGGQAARTCAASDRTGHALLHTLYQGNLKAGTTFLNEYYAVDLVKNQDGAFVGVIAICIETGETMYIKSKATVLATGGAGRIYASTTNALINTGDGVGMALRAGVPVQDIEMWQFHPTGIAGAGVLVTEGCRGEGGYLINAHGERFMERYAPNAKDLAGRDVVARSMVKEIIAGNGVGPNKDHVLLKLDHLGEEVLHSRLPGICELSKTFAHVDPVVAPVPVIPTCHYMMGGVATNIHGQAITMDAEGNDHIIPGLFAVGEVACVSVHGANRLGGNSLLDLVVFGRAAGLHLEKALSDGVEYRDASDTDVEVALNRLNKLNERTTGEDVASLKRELQSCMQNYFGVFRTGEYMQKGIEQLAGLRDRIANVKINDKSQAFNTARIEALELQNLLEVAEATAIAAEARKESRGAHAREDFEDRDDENWLCHTLYYPGEKRVAKRGVNFAPKTVPAFEPKVRTY, from the coding sequence ATGGCTAACATTCCAACCATTTCCTTCGACGCCATCATCATCGGTGGCGGCGGGGCAGGCATGCGCGCAGCGCTGCAACTGGCTCAAGGCGGCCACAAGACCGCCGTAGTCACCAAGGTGTTCCCGACCCGTTCGCACACCGTTTCCGCCCAGGGCGGCATCACCTGCGCCATTGCTTCGGCCGACCCGAACGACGATTGGCGCTGGCACATGTACGACACCGTCAAGGGTTCCGACTACATCGGTGACCAGGACGCGATCGAATACATGTGTCAGGAAGGTCCGGCCGCGGTCTTCGAGCTGGACCACATGGGCCTGCCGTTCTCCCGTACCGAAACCGGTCGTATCTACCAGCGTCCGTTTGGTGGCCAGTCCAAGGACTTCGGCAAGGGTGGCCAGGCTGCCCGTACTTGCGCCGCTTCCGACCGTACCGGTCACGCGCTGCTGCACACCCTGTACCAGGGCAACCTGAAGGCAGGCACCACCTTCCTCAACGAGTACTACGCCGTTGACCTGGTGAAGAACCAGGACGGCGCCTTCGTCGGTGTGATCGCGATCTGCATCGAAACCGGCGAGACCATGTACATCAAGTCCAAGGCCACCGTTCTGGCCACTGGCGGTGCCGGCCGTATCTACGCCTCCACCACCAACGCCCTGATCAACACCGGCGACGGCGTGGGCATGGCCCTGCGTGCCGGCGTGCCGGTGCAGGACATCGAGATGTGGCAGTTCCACCCAACCGGTATCGCCGGCGCCGGTGTACTGGTTACCGAGGGCTGCCGCGGTGAGGGTGGCTACCTGATCAACGCCCACGGCGAGCGCTTCATGGAGCGTTACGCGCCGAACGCGAAGGACCTGGCTGGCCGCGACGTGGTCGCCCGTTCCATGGTCAAGGAAATCATCGCCGGCAACGGCGTGGGCCCGAACAAGGACCACGTACTGCTGAAGCTGGACCACCTGGGCGAGGAAGTGCTGCACAGCCGCCTGCCAGGTATCTGCGAGCTGTCCAAGACCTTCGCCCACGTCGACCCAGTGGTCGCGCCGGTGCCGGTCATCCCGACCTGCCACTACATGATGGGCGGCGTTGCCACCAACATTCACGGCCAGGCCATCACCATGGACGCCGAAGGCAACGACCACATCATTCCTGGTCTGTTCGCCGTCGGTGAAGTGGCGTGCGTATCGGTCCACGGCGCCAACCGCCTGGGCGGCAACTCGCTGCTCGACCTGGTGGTCTTCGGTCGCGCCGCCGGCCTGCACCTGGAAAAGGCGCTGAGCGACGGCGTCGAGTACCGCGATGCCAGCGACACCGACGTGGAAGTAGCGCTGAACCGCCTGAACAAGCTCAACGAGCGCACCACTGGCGAAGACGTCGCCAGCCTCAAGCGCGAGCTGCAGAGCTGCATGCAGAACTACTTCGGTGTGTTCCGTACCGGCGAATACATGCAGAAGGGTATCGAGCAGCTGGCCGGCCTGCGTGACCGCATCGCCAACGTCAAGATCAACGACAAGTCCCAGGCCTTCAACACCGCGCGTATCGAAGCGCTGGAGCTGCAGAACCTGCTGGAAGTCGCCGAAGCGACCGCGATTGCCGCTGAAGCCCGTAAAGAGTCCCGCGGCGCGCACGCCCGTGAAGACTTCGAAGACCGTGACGACGAAAACTGGCTGTGCCACACCCTGTACTACCCGGGTGAGAAGCGCGTTGCCAAGCGTGGCGTCAACTTTGCGCCGAAGACAGTTCCTGCCTTCGAACCAAAAGTCCGGACTTACTAA
- a CDS encoding substrate-binding periplasmic protein, translating into MVFRSSKGMLACALALLSSPVWAVGKCERLVATGSPDAPPYSWQDPQDPKHLIGANVDLLRQVADELGLKVEVLHAGKREQALDEVRSGRMDLLLDTPLQVTQLTSLDYIHPALQLNEYLVWTRHDAVLEFNGPADLAQYRGGLSEKARLTPAFEAFAKAQLKLEPAQNLTQAFQRLVLGQVDYVLAGRYSGMAMAQSLGMGNELIARGLPVDRPGLYLAVSHNSACNDSWLRGQLAKKLTELPISGASEAVLQRNVERWKAQMQASQGAPKQ; encoded by the coding sequence ATGGTGTTTCGTTCGAGCAAGGGGATGCTGGCTTGCGCGCTTGCGCTGCTGTCGAGCCCGGTATGGGCGGTAGGGAAGTGCGAGCGCCTGGTGGCTACCGGCAGTCCGGATGCGCCACCGTATTCCTGGCAGGATCCGCAGGACCCGAAACACCTGATTGGCGCCAATGTTGATCTGCTGCGTCAGGTGGCCGACGAGTTGGGGTTGAAGGTCGAGGTGCTGCATGCCGGCAAGCGTGAGCAGGCGCTCGACGAAGTGCGCAGCGGGCGCATGGACTTGCTGCTCGATACCCCGTTGCAGGTCACTCAGCTGACATCCCTGGACTATATTCATCCGGCCTTGCAGCTCAATGAGTATCTGGTCTGGACCCGCCACGACGCGGTGCTCGAGTTCAACGGCCCGGCGGACCTGGCGCAATACCGTGGCGGCTTGTCGGAGAAGGCGCGGCTGACGCCGGCCTTCGAAGCGTTCGCCAAGGCCCAGCTGAAGCTGGAGCCGGCGCAGAATCTCACCCAGGCGTTCCAGAGGCTGGTGCTTGGCCAGGTCGACTATGTGCTGGCGGGTCGCTACTCCGGAATGGCCATGGCGCAAAGCCTGGGGATGGGCAACGAGCTGATCGCCCGTGGCTTGCCCGTGGACCGGCCGGGGTTGTACCTGGCGGTTTCGCACAACTCGGCATGCAACGACAGCTGGTTGCGCGGACAACTGGCCAAAAAGCTGACAGAATTGCCGATCTCCGGGGCGAGCGAAGCGGTGCTGCAGCGTAATGTGGAACGCTGGAAGGCACAGATGCAGGCGTCGCAGGGCGCCCCCAAACAGTAG
- the gltA gene encoding citrate synthase, which yields MADKKAQLIIEGAAPVELPILTGTVGPDVIDVRGLGASGHFTFDPGFMATASCESKITYIDGDKGVLLHRGYPIEQLAEQSDYLETCYLLLNGELPNAEQKAQFVSTVKNHTMVHEQLKSFFNGFRRDAHPMAVMCGVVGALSAFYHDSLDINNPQHREISAVRLVAKMPTLAAMVYKYSMGQPMMYPRNDLSYAENFLHMMFNTPCEIKPISPVLAKAMDRIFILHADHEQNASTSTVRLAGSSGANPFACIAAGIAALWGPAHGGANEAVLTMLDEIGDVSNIDKFIAKAKDKNDPFKLMGFGHRVYKNRDPRATVMKKTCDEVLSELGIKNDPQLELAMRLEEIALTDPYFVERSLYPNVDFYSGIILKAIGIPTSMFTVIFALARTVGWISHWKEMLSSPYKIGRPRQLYTGYEQRDIVALKDRK from the coding sequence ATGGCTGACAAAAAAGCGCAGTTGATCATCGAGGGCGCTGCCCCCGTCGAGCTGCCCATTTTAACCGGCACCGTTGGTCCCGATGTTATCGACGTCCGCGGGTTGGGGGCATCAGGCCACTTCACCTTCGACCCCGGTTTCATGGCGACCGCCTCGTGCGAGTCGAAGATCACCTACATCGACGGCGACAAGGGTGTCCTGCTGCACCGCGGCTACCCGATCGAACAGCTCGCCGAGCAATCGGACTACCTCGAGACCTGCTACCTGCTGCTCAACGGCGAACTGCCGAATGCCGAGCAGAAGGCCCAGTTCGTCAGCACCGTGAAGAACCACACCATGGTTCACGAGCAGTTGAAGTCCTTCTTCAACGGCTTCCGCCGCGACGCTCACCCAATGGCGGTGATGTGCGGCGTGGTCGGCGCCCTGTCGGCGTTCTATCACGACTCGCTAGACATCAATAACCCGCAGCACCGCGAGATCTCCGCCGTGCGCCTGGTCGCGAAGATGCCGACCCTGGCAGCGATGGTCTACAAGTACTCCATGGGCCAGCCCATGATGTACCCGCGCAACGACCTGTCGTACGCGGAGAACTTCCTGCACATGATGTTCAACACCCCGTGCGAGATCAAACCGATCAGCCCGGTGCTGGCCAAGGCGATGGACCGGATCTTCATCCTCCACGCCGACCACGAGCAGAACGCCTCCACCTCCACCGTGCGCCTGGCAGGCTCCTCGGGCGCCAACCCGTTCGCCTGCATCGCCGCCGGCATCGCCGCGCTGTGGGGCCCTGCCCACGGCGGCGCGAACGAAGCCGTACTGACCATGCTCGATGAAATCGGCGATGTCTCGAACATCGACAAGTTCATCGCCAAGGCCAAGGACAAGAACGATCCGTTCAAGCTCATGGGCTTCGGTCACCGCGTGTACAAGAACCGCGACCCGCGCGCCACCGTGATGAAGAAGACCTGCGACGAAGTGCTCAGCGAGCTGGGCATCAAGAACGACCCGCAGCTGGAACTGGCCATGCGCCTGGAAGAGATCGCCCTGACCGATCCGTACTTCGTCGAACGCTCGCTGTACCCGAACGTCGACTTCTACTCGGGCATCATCCTCAAGGCCATCGGTATTCCGACCAGCATGTTCACCGTGATCTTCGCCCTGGCGCGGACCGTCGGCTGGATCTCGCACTGGAAGGAAATGCTCTCCAGCCCGTACAAGATCGGCCGCCCGCGCCAGCTGTACACCGGTTACGAGCAGCGTGACATCGTCGCCCTGAAAGACCGCAAGTAA
- a CDS encoding START domain-containing protein: MRSIKRIALLCGMGVVLAPTAWAENWQVAKDEEGIKVSLSEVAGSKYKAYRGVTLIKAPLAKVKALQEDVAGACAWIHECKTQKLLKSEGEQSWTYTQFNTPWPVTPRDSILHVTTVQEADGSLTRKLQEEPKYLPEEKGFVRVAQVEGFWKLVPKGDSTEVTYQVHTEPGGSVPSWLANKFVVDAPFNTLKGLRERAEKN; encoded by the coding sequence ATGAGATCGATCAAGCGTATTGCCCTGCTGTGTGGCATGGGCGTGGTGCTGGCCCCGACGGCCTGGGCCGAGAATTGGCAGGTGGCCAAGGACGAGGAGGGGATCAAGGTTTCCCTCAGCGAGGTGGCTGGCTCCAAGTACAAGGCGTATCGCGGCGTGACCCTGATCAAGGCGCCGCTGGCCAAGGTCAAGGCGCTGCAGGAAGACGTGGCCGGGGCTTGTGCCTGGATTCACGAATGCAAGACGCAGAAGCTGCTCAAGAGCGAGGGTGAGCAAAGTTGGACCTACACCCAGTTCAATACGCCCTGGCCGGTGACGCCGCGGGACTCGATCCTGCATGTGACTACGGTTCAGGAGGCTGACGGCAGCCTGACCCGCAAGCTCCAGGAAGAGCCGAAGTATCTTCCGGAGGAAAAGGGCTTCGTGCGGGTCGCCCAGGTGGAAGGCTTCTGGAAGCTGGTGCCCAAAGGTGACAGCACCGAAGTGACCTACCAGGTGCACACCGAGCCGGGCGGCAGCGTGCCGTCGTGGCTGGCCAACAAGTTCGTGGTCGATGCGCCGTTCAATACCCTCAAGGGGCTGAGGGAGCGCGCCGAGAAGAACTGA
- the sdhD gene encoding succinate dehydrogenase, hydrophobic membrane anchor protein: MVTNVTNLSRSGLYDWMAQRVSAVVLAAYFIFLIGYLAAHPGIDYAQWHGLFSNNAMRIFSLLALVALGAHAWVGMWTIATDYLTPMSFGKSATAIRFLFQAVCGVAMFAYFVWGVQILWGI, from the coding sequence ATGGTAACTAATGTCACGAACCTGTCGCGTTCGGGCCTCTATGACTGGATGGCGCAGCGCGTCTCGGCGGTCGTTCTCGCGGCTTACTTCATCTTCCTGATCGGCTACCTCGCCGCCCACCCGGGCATCGACTACGCCCAGTGGCACGGTCTGTTCTCCAACAACGCGATGCGTATCTTCAGTCTGCTGGCCCTCGTTGCCCTGGGCGCCCACGCCTGGGTCGGCATGTGGACCATTGCCACCGACTACCTGACGCCGATGTCCTTCGGCAAGTCGGCGACTGCGATTCGTTTCCTGTTCCAGGCGGTATGCGGCGTTGCGATGTTCGCTTACTTCGTCTGGGGTGTGCAGATTCTCTGGGGTATCTGA
- the sdhC gene encoding succinate dehydrogenase, cytochrome b556 subunit, whose product MKKAVKSQRPVNLDLRTIKLPITAYTSILHRISGVILFLGLAIMLYALGKSLGSEEGFAEVKACLTSPLAKLVTWGLLSGLLYHLVAGVRHLIMDMGVGETLEGGKLGSKIVIVISVVLIVLAGVWVW is encoded by the coding sequence GTGAAAAAAGCCGTGAAAAGCCAACGACCTGTAAACCTAGACCTAAGGACCATCAAACTCCCGATCACCGCGTACACGTCCATTCTTCACCGTATCTCCGGCGTCATCCTGTTCCTCGGCCTTGCCATCATGCTTTACGCACTGGGCAAGTCGCTGGGTTCCGAGGAAGGCTTTGCCGAGGTGAAGGCGTGTCTGACCAGCCCGCTGGCCAAACTGGTGACCTGGGGCCTGCTGTCCGGCCTGCTGTACCACCTCGTGGCAGGTGTGCGCCACCTGATCATGGACATGGGGGTCGGTGAGACGCTGGAAGGCGGCAAGCTGGGCTCGAAAATCGTGATCGTCATCTCCGTGGTGCTGATCGTTCTGGCGGGAGTTTGGGTATGGTAA
- a CDS encoding PLP-dependent aminotransferase family protein, giving the protein MTNLLLYQRIAQQLADDIRRGVYQPGERVPSVRKMSAQLNVSHATVLQAYANLEDQGLIRARPQSGYYVHQTPALTAQTPDIARVERPGLVTRASIIQQVLVEARRDGVFPFGAAVPHVDYLPVRALHQQLAKVTRFHSPRAFSYMFSPGFEPLRRQIAIRMRDAGVLVDPREVVVTHGCVDALQMSLRVLTRPGDLIAAESPTYYGLLQLADLLGLKVIEIPSDPATGISLEALQLAANQWSIKALVLTPRLSNPLGGTMPEERQKQLLRLASDFDIQIVEDDIYGELMFEQGRTKALKAFDRLDRVIYCSSFSKTLSPGVRVGWMIAGRYQDEIQRLQTFTTHSACSVTQMGVAAYLENGGYDRHLRYIRQEYRKNLSAYQLAVQQHFPEGTQMTRPTGGFILWVSLPGRVNTQELHVRALEQGISIAPGLIFSNTEQFNHCIRLNCAIPWNKEAERAVITLGLLARQLCQETSVSLL; this is encoded by the coding sequence ATGACCAATCTGCTGCTGTACCAGCGCATCGCCCAGCAACTGGCCGACGATATCCGGCGTGGTGTCTATCAGCCCGGCGAGCGAGTACCCTCGGTACGCAAGATGAGCGCCCAGCTCAATGTCAGCCATGCCACCGTGCTGCAGGCATATGCCAATCTCGAGGATCAGGGCCTGATCCGCGCCCGGCCACAGTCCGGCTACTACGTGCACCAGACCCCAGCATTGACCGCGCAGACCCCGGATATCGCCCGGGTCGAGCGACCGGGCCTGGTCACCCGGGCCAGCATCATCCAGCAGGTGCTGGTCGAGGCGCGACGTGACGGCGTGTTTCCGTTTGGCGCGGCGGTCCCGCATGTGGATTACCTGCCGGTGCGTGCGCTGCACCAGCAGCTGGCCAAGGTCACCCGCTTCCATAGCCCGCGCGCCTTCAGCTACATGTTCAGCCCAGGGTTCGAGCCGCTGCGCCGACAGATCGCCATACGCATGCGCGACGCCGGGGTGCTGGTCGACCCACGCGAGGTGGTGGTCACGCATGGCTGCGTCGATGCCTTGCAAATGTCACTGCGCGTGCTGACCCGGCCAGGGGATCTGATCGCTGCTGAATCGCCCACTTATTATGGGCTGCTGCAGCTCGCCGACTTGCTGGGCCTCAAAGTCATCGAGATCCCCAGTGATCCTGCCACCGGCATCAGCCTCGAAGCCTTGCAGCTGGCCGCCAACCAGTGGTCGATCAAGGCCCTGGTGCTCACGCCAAGGTTGAGCAACCCCCTGGGCGGTACCATGCCCGAGGAGCGGCAGAAGCAACTGTTGCGCCTGGCCTCGGATTTCGACATCCAGATCGTCGAGGACGATATCTACGGCGAGCTGATGTTCGAACAGGGGCGCACCAAGGCATTGAAGGCGTTCGATCGCCTCGACCGGGTGATCTACTGCTCGAGCTTCTCCAAGACCCTGTCCCCGGGCGTGCGGGTCGGCTGGATGATCGCCGGGCGCTACCAGGACGAGATCCAGCGCCTGCAGACCTTTACCACCCACTCAGCCTGCAGCGTGACCCAGATGGGGGTGGCGGCCTACCTGGAGAACGGTGGCTATGACCGTCATCTGCGCTACATACGCCAGGAATACCGCAAGAACCTCAGTGCCTATCAATTGGCCGTGCAGCAGCACTTCCCCGAAGGAACGCAGATGACCCGCCCCACCGGCGGCTTCATCCTCTGGGTCAGCTTGCCAGGGCGGGTCAATACCCAGGAACTGCACGTGCGCGCGCTGGAGCAGGGCATCAGCATTGCGCCGGGGCTGATCTTCAGCAACACCGAGCAATTCAATCACTGCATTCGGCTCAATTGTGCAATTCCCTGGAACAAGGAAGCCGAACGCGCGGTGATCACCCTGGGCTTGCTGGCCCGGCAATTGTGCCAGGAAACCTCGGTCTCACTTTTGTAG
- a CDS encoding OmpA family protein encodes MSRITPFAALALLALVGLQGCASQRSESSLEEASSAFQKVKDDSDVLRSAPRDVIRAGESLGRAERLAGYVGTGSDVRHYAYLSQRYSEIAREHANLALNQERLAKLDLERQRLQLALREAKLASVQQQGKFVEAQIAALASEQADRGLVMTLGDVLFDTGQAELKSSASRTVLKLVQFLQLNPRRVVRIEGYTDSTGAAEDNLKLSRDRAQSVADMLVDLGIDEKRIQVEGYGDQYPVEANASERGRAQNRRVEIVFSDEKGKLAPAR; translated from the coding sequence ATGAGCCGGATCACGCCATTCGCCGCGCTGGCCCTGTTGGCGCTGGTCGGTTTGCAGGGGTGCGCCAGTCAGCGCAGCGAGTCTTCGCTGGAAGAAGCCAGTAGTGCCTTCCAGAAGGTGAAGGATGACTCTGATGTATTGCGCAGTGCGCCACGTGATGTGATTCGCGCCGGCGAATCGCTGGGGCGCGCCGAGCGTCTGGCCGGTTATGTCGGTACCGGCAGCGATGTGCGCCATTATGCTTATCTCAGCCAGCGCTACAGCGAGATTGCCCGTGAACATGCGAACCTGGCGCTGAACCAGGAGCGTCTGGCCAAGCTTGACCTGGAGCGTCAACGCCTGCAGTTGGCGCTGCGCGAGGCCAAGTTGGCCAGCGTGCAGCAGCAGGGGAAGTTCGTCGAGGCGCAGATCGCGGCGTTGGCCTCTGAACAGGCTGATCGCGGGCTGGTGATGACGCTTGGCGATGTGCTGTTCGATACCGGTCAGGCGGAGTTGAAGAGTTCGGCTAGCCGCACTGTGCTCAAGCTGGTGCAGTTCCTTCAGCTCAATCCGCGTCGGGTGGTACGGATCGAGGGTTATACCGATAGTACCGGGGCGGCGGAGGACAACCTCAAGTTGTCCCGCGACCGTGCCCAGTCGGTGGCTGACATGTTGGTCGACCTTGGGATCGATGAGAAACGTATCCAGGTTGAAGGCTATGGCGATCAGTACCCGGTGGAGGCCAACGCCTCGGAGCGGGGCAGGGCGCAGAACCGACGGGTCGAGATCGTCTTCTCCGATGAGAAGGGCAAACTTGCGCCGGCGCGTTGA
- a CDS encoding IS110 family transposase gives MSVFVGVDVAKKSFDIAIPLPNGKMRTKAKLSNDPGGFRQFSDWLERHAEPGAWIVMEATGIYHEALAEHCHNQGYRVCILNPAVIAKFADVELRRVKTDKADAKVIAAYGQQKAVSLRQWEPEPPAQRRLRALVRRLDDLKEMRQMEQNRLDVALDAVQQSIQDVIGHINEELEKTRKAIEQTIDDDPDLRKRRELITSIDGLGDTTATLLLAELGDPLKYQSPSAIVAFSGLNPVVQQSGEFIGKSTISRTGASRLRAGLWMSGTVSIRHNPVVKELAERLSSRHKAYKQIVCAAMRKLLHLVYGVVKSGIPFDPKIPLAG, from the coding sequence ATGTCCGTCTTTGTTGGCGTTGATGTCGCCAAAAAATCTTTCGACATTGCCATCCCGCTCCCCAATGGCAAGATGCGCACCAAAGCCAAGCTGTCCAATGATCCTGGAGGGTTCAGGCAGTTTAGCGACTGGCTTGAGCGCCATGCTGAACCAGGCGCCTGGATTGTTATGGAGGCTACAGGCATCTATCACGAAGCGCTGGCCGAGCACTGTCACAACCAAGGTTATCGGGTGTGCATTCTGAACCCGGCGGTGATTGCGAAATTCGCTGACGTGGAGCTTCGGCGCGTCAAAACAGATAAGGCTGACGCCAAAGTCATTGCTGCCTATGGCCAACAAAAGGCTGTCTCGCTTCGCCAGTGGGAGCCTGAGCCCCCTGCGCAGCGCCGCTTGCGTGCTCTGGTGCGGCGACTGGACGACCTCAAGGAAATGCGCCAGATGGAGCAGAATCGTTTGGATGTCGCACTAGATGCGGTACAGCAGTCGATTCAAGACGTAATCGGGCACATCAACGAAGAGCTGGAAAAGACCAGGAAGGCCATCGAGCAGACGATCGATGATGATCCAGACCTGCGCAAGCGACGTGAGCTGATTACCTCGATTGATGGTTTGGGTGACACCACTGCTACGTTGCTGCTCGCCGAACTGGGCGATCCACTGAAATACCAAAGCCCTTCTGCGATTGTCGCGTTTTCAGGCTTAAACCCAGTGGTGCAGCAATCGGGAGAGTTCATAGGTAAGAGCACTATTTCGCGTACAGGCGCCTCAAGGCTGCGTGCAGGCTTGTGGATGTCAGGCACTGTCTCAATCAGACATAACCCTGTTGTGAAGGAACTGGCAGAGCGGTTGAGCAGCCGGCACAAAGCTTACAAACAGATCGTCTGCGCGGCGATGCGCAAGCTGCTGCACCTGGTTTACGGGGTGGTGAAGTCGGGGATACCGTTTGACCCCAAAATCCCTCTTGCGGGGTGA